In the Thermus antranikianii DSM 12462 genome, AAGGCCTCCGTGAGGCGGGGGTGCCCAAGCCCGCAGAGCACCGCCAGGGGCATGCCGTGAATGTTTCCCGAAGGGCTGGTTTCGGGGGTGTTGAAGTCCGCATGGGCATCCACCCAGACCACCCCCAAGGGCTCCTTGGCCACCCCGCTCACCGAACCCATGCTCAGGGAATGGTCCCCGCCCAGCACGATGGGAAACACCCCCTCCGGCAGGGAACGGAGCCGCTCCTTGAGCTCGAGGGCCGCCTGGCGGATCTCCTCCAAGTAGTTCTCCCCGCTCGGGCGCAAGCCCTTGCGCCTGAGGGTTTCCGCCACGGGTACCCGCACGTCCCCCAGGTCCTCCACCGCCAGACCCAGGGCCTCGAGTTCCTCCGCCAGCCGGGCGTAGCGCAAAGCGGAAGGCCCCATGTCCACCCCACGCCGGCCTGCACCCAAGTCCATGGGCACTCCCAGGATGGCCACCCGCTCCATGGGGGGCATGCTAGCAGAAAACCCCATGCACCGCTTGGGAACTTTATGCCGACCAGACTTGACCGTTATACCGCATAGAGCCCCAGGAACCTGAGGG is a window encoding:
- the rocF gene encoding arginase translates to MPPMERVAILGVPMDLGAGRRGVDMGPSALRYARLAEELEALGLAVEDLGDVRVPVAETLRRKGLRPSGENYLEEIRQAALELKERLRSLPEGVFPIVLGGDHSLSMGSVSGVAKEPLGVVWVDAHADFNTPETSPSGNIHGMPLAVLCGLGHPRLTEAFQAVDPKRVVLVGVRSLDPGEKRLLREMGVAVYTMHEVDRLGVARIAEEVLERLAGLPLHVSLDADVLDPTLAPGVGTPVPGGLSYREAHLLMEILAQSGRVRSLDLVEVNPILDERNRTAEMMVGLASSLLGKRIL